The region GTTTTATGGCGATCGCGATCAGGGCTATCGTTTCTATGCCGATGCAGTACCCGGTCTCCATCCTGAACTAGCCTCTGTGCTAGATAAATTAACCGATCCCAATCCCGATGCTCGCTATCAGTCGGCCCATGACTTGGCCAACGACCTGCGGGCACTACCGGTTGTTTAAGACCCTTATGGCGGGAGTCCCCCAGATCTCTCATCACCACCTATTTCTCATCACCCAATGAGACAAAAACCAGGTTTACCATAGGACTAACCCATGGCTAAAGGCGACCAGATTTATGTCATGCGTCCCTTGGGCAAAATGCAAGGGGTCTATGAGCATCACGGTATTGACTGCGGAGATGGCAGTGTTATTCACTATCGCAAGCCGGAGCAGGAGCCCGCGATCATTAGCCACACGTCCATGGCCTCGTTTTCCCTCGGCGATCGCATCTACATCAAACGCTATCAAACCTCATTTATTGCCGATGATGTGGTGGAACGGGCTAAAAGCCGCCTCGGGGAGCAACAGTACGACCTGTTGACCAATAATTGCGAACATTTTGCCACTTGGTGTAAGACAGGGCAACGGGACAGTGCCCAACTGCGCCAGTTTGGGTTAGGATTTGCTGGCTTTAGTTCCAGGGAGTCCCATCAACTGGTGGAAGAAGCCACTGTCAGTACCCCTGAACAAGCCATACCCTTGGTTCAGCAAGCTTTGAATAACGTCGCCATCGCCCGGGCTCCCCTGCAAGCTCGC is a window of Candidatus Obscuribacterales bacterium DNA encoding:
- a CDS encoding lecithin retinol acyltransferase family protein; protein product: MAKGDQIYVMRPLGKMQGVYEHHGIDCGDGSVIHYRKPEQEPAIISHTSMASFSLGDRIYIKRYQTSFIADDVVERAKSRLGEQQYDLLTNNCEHFATWCKTGQRDSAQLRQFGLGFAGFSSRESHQLVEEATVSTPEQAIPLVQQALNNVAIARAPLQARYDRAIADMQTWHRVAQLALRQGKETVARAALERKVASKKLLPDLQAQLRTLDDLQRDLQKKLQQVQAR